Proteins co-encoded in one Pseudoliparis swirei isolate HS2019 ecotype Mariana Trench chromosome 7, NWPU_hadal_v1, whole genome shotgun sequence genomic window:
- the LOC130197015 gene encoding LOW QUALITY PROTEIN: sperm flagellar protein 2-like (The sequence of the model RefSeq protein was modified relative to this genomic sequence to represent the inferred CDS: deleted 1 base in 1 codon) — protein MSDILCRWLNEELRLSKAVDPKTFASDFSSGYLIGEVLHKYQLQNDFSMFMKKDTSSSRLNNFTRVEPTLRLLEISFDTNAAQEVMEEKQGAATRLLYQLYVSLEKKKKAEISGTLMELMQPAANVGLHKKEHDFNSDRLHQVVKRDAELKLQNISQRYEEKCQQLSDRLVMTLPIQQKRQLGVQDEKRLKNIEKLRVCRQKHNDIRTFNQSTIVQVPKPPPYTAQLHLKRRQQQQQRREQQVQTVQTEIAKFETRRKLLPCGLASLSSGQPPSGDFSQGFEVPGSGAKLTLQSNSKYIQDIRQRLEEKAVLASRRRKDKTDSSWSSSRPKKLKSLIPEKPMREWKELLFSGLPLYESVKGQQPSGSAPLDPVELQKQETLKNQHYEEYTNMVGEWAWPEEATETKWPLTNNDILGHVVQRLRNIVHQPVVKPPPPSFPRFTIKACVLGKFCSGKTTCLAKLAAAHGIYVLSADSLIKEALNAYRNGEEDFSENSPQSPRPASEVTEQQGEKDSELPLSSSTSPKPDLDTQEESRDGNVRRSTRAMQGEAAEKVLMEGNAIPNELLVDIMLEAIRQVPAQSGWILDGFPVDMAQAYLLEKGLGGSVDEADGVVSGRTELAADPHPPKPAPTPPPALDLVLLLDVPDECVIRRPFSRPETDTAAAAAAAASASSHPTDTSLYLAQIPHRITAFQDTWPKLEEWFGKRQNILVRVDADVDEEQLGHRVASVLQRVMMQTQQALAAPPGDDVVLDGGKAPDSSCPPPPVDQAQGLAKKAHAESHIGLDEEKAQSVKSKSNTPSSPRGPSRKVSTSSVTTEDSPGVPPKPASPCPGSSSWVYVDEPLPPELSEYLCSHWDTVCDSYVNNLKTTMHRLSSQPSAVHLHLFNIREEYKHYMGRPDLKQELVSHWQKDFNSIPDDMREDEETKAELHLRLDELRERLWDISDKRKEEDEKERAKLMGDGWLEEHTAVLINHHSVLMQVELDRFKDTFRILKVYYLGMYREVLPELPSRLDCIPLLDQIDAKNQEERQGTRTEPAGRSVSRQTDYGEDKKRTRPHRDSRAKSRIQAESVKLPHEKLISDYEDALTAIRQLVSAEVHQGETKEQKEKEKAKTDIQEVRDKIHKEYAAALDHEGNAAKARLERVKGHGLVMVQSLQSRAAQTSSSMEKLLETHNVAEMKSIEQLSEVVGHHIEAGAKLQNELVMECVDFYLNGDCHMVASPAPPPRPPALEKPTRSTPTVTQLESLQRQLCNVAPSGLMSSSHFLGLLMDIISVNMGRNTLPEPWNNKNETQLMEMLSLLIDVYDLIDWRQFLLSAALPWPFPSLSQLLLVLQRFKAVDTGHSGYVDEDQYLQTELWFSNESVQPVPGDPSEPLPYDRLANIRKFFFQLFADRSLSPPRLDYVCMLQYFAAAPDPRQGFIRALSVVLGQHLKHSSPPGPLVKSMPRIEEAAELSSSTLDGADQDGDALCSGEWEVSVPALLAVTCHKVAQLRDGSPLPPGCLSREERTEQLVRVFGELGYEPGACAPFSVLSRHPFIQRLMETSTQYQLVNIHGVLLAHQDEIPEG, from the exons ATGTCGGATATACTGTGCAGGTGGCTGAACGAGGAGCTCCGGCTGTCAAAAGCTGTTG ATCCAAAGACCTTCGCCAGTGATTTCTCCAGTGGTTACCTCATTGGGGAGGTTCTGCATAAATATCAGTTGCAGAATGATTTCAGTATGTTTATGAAGAAAGA cacctccagctccagactGAATAACTTCACCCGCGTTGAGCCGACTCTCCGGTTGCTGGAGATTTCCTTCGACACAAACGCAGCGCAGGAAGTGATGGAGGAGAAGCAGGGTGCTGCCACGCGCCTCCTTTACCAACTGTATGTCTcgcttgagaagaagaagaaggcagaAATCAGCGGCACGTTGATGGAACTCATGCAGCCTGCAGCCAATGTTGGCCTGCACAAAAAAGAGCATGATTTCAACTCTGAT CGACTGCATCAAGTGGTGAAGCGTGATGCGGAGCTGAAGCTCCAGAATATCTCTCAGCGCTATGAGGAGAAATGCCAGCAGCTGAGCGACCGGCTGGTGATGACGCTTCCCATTCAGCAGAAGAGACAACTCGGAGTCCAGGATGAGAAGAGACTGAAGAATATCGAGAAG CTGCGGGTGTGTCGTCAGAAGCACAATGACATCAGGACGTTTAACCAGTCCACCATTGTCCAGGTGCCCAAGCCACCTCCCTACACTGCACAGCTCCACCTGAAGAGgaggcaacagcagcagcaacgcAGAGAACAACAAGTGCAG ACAGTCCAGACTGAAATAGCGAAGTTTGAGACGAGGAGGAAACTGCTTCCTTGTGGTTTAGCTTCCTTGTCAAG TGGTCAGCCGCCTTCTGGAGACTTCAGCCAAGGCTTTGAGGTCCCTGGAAGTGGAGCGAAGCTGACATTACAATCTAATAGCAAGTATATACAGGATATCCGACAGAGGCTGGAGGAGAAAGCGGTA CTCGCGAGCAGAAGGAGAAAAGACAAGACCGATTCCTCGTGGAGCAGCTCAAGGCCCAAGAAGCTCAAGAG TCTGATTCCAGAGAAGCCGATGAGAGAGTGGAAGGAGTTGCTGTTCAGTGGCCTGCCTCTCTATGAGTCCGTGAAGGGCCAGCAGCCATCGGGGTCTGCTCCACTAGACCCCGTAGAGCTGCAGAAGCAGGAGACACTCAAAAACCAGCACTACGAGGAATACACT AACATGGTAGGtgagtgggcgtggccagaggaagcCACGGAGACCAAATGGCCCCTGACCAACAACGACATTCTTGGACACGTTGTCCAGCGACTGAGGAACATTGTTCATCAACCCGTCGTGAAACCCCCTCCGCCATCCTTCCCTCGCTTTACCATCAAGGCCTGTGTCCTGGGCAAGTTCTGCTCGGGGAAGACCACGTGCCTGGCCAAGCTCGCTGCAG CCCATGGCATCTATGTCTTATCAGCTGACTCACTCATCAAGGAGGCACTGAATGCTTACCGAAATGGAGAGGAG GACTTTTCAGAAAACTCTCCCCAGTCACCCCGGCCAGCATCAGAG GTCACAGAGCAGCAGGGAGAGAAAGACAGCGAGCTGCCGCTCTCATCCTCCACGTCCCCGAAGCCCG ATCTTGACACtcaagaggagagcagagacggCAATGTAAGA CGGTCTACCCGGGCCATGCAGGGAGAAGCTGCAGAAAAGGTGCTGATGGAAGGCAACGCCATCCCTAACGAGCTGTTGGTGGACATCATGCTCGAGGCGATCAG GCAGGTTCCCGCTCAGTCGGGGTGGATCCTGGATGGCTTTCCGGTGGACATGGCTCAGGCCTACCTGCTGGAGAAAGGCCTGGGCGGGTCTGTCGATGAAGCGGACGGCGTCGTGAGCGGCAGGACAGAGCTCGCTGCCGATCCTCATCCACCCAAACCGGCACCGACCCCGCCTCCCGCACTGGacctggttctgctgctggatgTCCCCGATGAGTGTGTGATCAGACGTCCGTTCAGCCGGCCGG agacggatactgctgctgctgctgctgctgctgcctctgccTCCTCCCATCCCACAGATACGAGCTTGTATCTGGCGCAGATTCCACACAG gaTCACAGCTTTTCAGGACACCTGGCCAAAGCTCGAGGAATGGTTTGGAAAAAGGCAAAACATTTTGGTCCGTGTTGACGCAGATGTGGACGAGGAGCAGCTCGGCCACAGGGTGGCGTCCGTCCTGCAGCGAGTCATGATGCAAACACAGCAAG CTCTCGCCGCTCCTCCTGGTGACGATGTCGTGTTGGACGGCGGGAAAGCTCCGGACTCCTcctgtccacctccacctgtagaCCAAGCTCAGGGCCTCGCAAAAAAAGCACACGCAGAGTCCCACATCGGCCTTGACGAAGAAAAAGCCCAAAGTGTGAAGTCCAAATCCAACACACCCTCCTCCCCACGAG GGCCATCGAGGAAGGTTTCAACTTCCTCAGTGACCACTGAGGATTCTCCGGGAGTCCCACCTAAGCCGGCCTCTCCCTGCCCCGGTTCATCCAGCTGGGTCTACGTCGATGAGCCCCTCCCTCCA GAGCTGTCAGAGTACCTGTGTTCCCATTGGGACACGGTGTGCGATTCTTACGTGAACAACTTGAAGACGACGATGCATCGGCTGAGCTCACAACCGTCTGCGGTTCACCTTCACCTCTTCAACATCAG AGAGGAGTACAAGCATTACATGGGGCGTCCGGACTTGAAGCAGGAGTTAGTGTCTCACTGGCAGAAGGACTTCAACAGCATCCCTGATGACatgagagaggatgaggagaccaAAGCAGAGCTGCATCTGAGGCTGGAC GAGCTGCGTGAACGTCTGTGGGACATTAGCGACAAGCGtaaggaggaggacgagaaagAGAGGGCGAAGCTCATGGGGGACGGCTGGTTGGAGGAACACACCGCCGTCCTCATCAACCACCActctgtcctcatgcag GTGGAGTTGGACCGTTTCAAGGACACGTTCCGTATTCTCAAGGTCTACTATTTGGGCATGTACAGGGAGGTGCTGCCTGAGCTCCCCTCCAGGTTGGATTGTATCCCCCTGCTGGACCAAATAGACGCTAAGAACCAGGAGGAGAGGCAAGGAACTCG CACTGAGCCAGCGGGCAGAAGTGTGTCTCGTCAGACGGACTACggagaggacaagaagaggacGAGACC ACATCGTGACTCCAGGGCGAAAAGCCGGATTCAAGCTGAATCTGTCAAG CTACCCCATGAGAAACTGATCTCCGACTATGAAGACGCACTCACAGCAATCCGACAATTG gtgtcagCTGAagtccaccagggggagacaaaagagcagaaggagaaggagaaggcaaAGACTGATATTCAAGAAGTCAGAGACAAAATACATAAAGAATATGCAGCCGCACTGGATCATGAGG GGAATGCAGCAAAGGCGCGCCTAGAGCGGGTGAAGGGTCATGGTCTGGTGATGGTGCAGTccctgcagagcagagcagcacagACATCGAGCAGCATGGAGAAGTTGCTAGAAACACACAATGTCGCAGAAATGAAGAG tatTGAGCAGCTGTCAGAAGTGGTCGGCCACCACATAGAGGCAGGAGCGAAGCTGCAGAACGAGCTGGTGATG GAATGTGTTGACTTCTACTTGAATGGAGACTGCCACATGGTGGCCAGCCCGGCTCCCCCTCCCCGTCCACCTGCTCTGGAGAAACCCACGAGGTCCACGCCGACCGTCACTCAGCTCGAGTCACTGCAGCGACAGCTTTGCAACGTAGCTCCATCAG GCCTCATGTCCAGCTCTCATTTCCTGGGGCTGCTCATGGATATCATCTCTGTGAACATGGGCAGAAACACCTTGCCCGAGCCCTGGAATAACAAGAATGAAACACAG TTGATGGAGATGTTATCCCTCCTGATCGACGTCTACGACTTGATAGACTGGCGTCAGTTCCTGCTCAGCGCCGCCCTCCCCTGGCCGTTCCCCTCCTTGTCACAGCTGCTGCTCGTGCTCCAGCGTTTCAAGGCAGTAGATACTGGCCACTCAGGCTATGTCGACGAGGACCAGTACCTTCAG ACAGAGTTGTGGTTTTCCAATGAGAGCGTCCAGCCCGTCCCGGGTGACCCCTCTGAGCCGCTGCCTTACGACCGCCTGGCTAACATACGCAAG TTCTTTTTCCAGCTGTTTGCCGaccgctctctctccccccctcgaCTGGACTACGTGTGCATGCTGCAGTACTTTGCGGCCGCCCCCGACCCCAGACAGGGCTTCATCAGAGCCCTCAGCGTGGTGCTGGGACAACATCTCAAGCACTCCTCCCCCCCGGGCCCTCTTGTCAAG tccaTGCCCAGGATAGAAGAGGCTGCCGAGCTCAGCTCCTCGACACTCGATGGAGCCGACCAGGACGGAGACGCTCTGTGTTCGGGGGAGTGGGAGGTGTCCGTCCCGGCTCTCCTCGCTGTCACCTGCCACAAGGTCGCCCAGCTGAGAGACGGCAGCCCTCTTCCTCCAGGCTGCCTGAGTCGGGAGGAGCGCACTGAG CAACTGGTGCGCGTGTTCGGCGAGCTGGGCTACGAGCCCGGGGCCTGCGCCCCCTTCTCCGTTCTGTCTCGGCATCCTTTCATCCAGCGcctgatggagacctccacccaGTACCAGCTCGTC AACATCCATGGAGTGCTACTGGCCCATCAGGATGAGATCCCTGAAggataa
- the LOC130196324 gene encoding UDP-glucuronosyltransferase 3A1-like, producing the protein ILPGLSYAGRADSYRTSAWSLGEKYIAEHNGWFLEQQTQFLLGRENFNNFLKFMGHLSHQCDRLLGDTEMMTFLQRERYDIAILDAFNPCSFILARKLGIHSVAFYPGALNGPLPSPVASIPVFSSRLTARMNLLARAKNLFYSLLALIGQERVWSTFMEVAERHLESGPPPPGGLEELHQGAELWAFNTDFSLEFPQPLPPDAVLVGGVLNKPATPLDQDLELWISNFGEAGFVVVTLGSMVSSVSVDSLLVELVAGFSRIPQGVLWRYDQERWPSHLEKPPNLRPVDWLPLNDLLGRSSPPLLCCTNTKGGLRSTGDGQTAIPDVPSIVKEVRNEVTAALHLLSRPLHI; encoded by the exons ATTCTCCCAGGACTTTCCTACGCCGGCCGTGCGGACAGTTACCGGACGAGCGCCTGGTCCTTAGGAGAGAAATACATCGCAGAACACAACGGCTGGTTCCTGGAGCAACAGACGCAGTTTTTGCTGGGAAG gGAGAACTTTAATAACTTCCTGAAGTTCATGGGGCACCTGTCCCATCAGTGTGACCGGCTGCTCGGGGACACGGAGATGATGACTTTCCTCCAGAGGGAGCGCTACGACATCGCCATCCTGGATGCATTCAACCCCTGCTCCTTCATCCTGGCACGCAAACTCG GTATCCACTCCGTGGCGTTCTACCCCGGCGCTCTGAACGGTCCTCTCCCCAGCCCCGTCGCCTCCATCCCAGTCTTCAGCTCCCGGCTGACCGCCCGAATGAACCTTTTGGCTCGGGCAAAgaacctcttttattctctCTTGGCTCTCATAG GCCAGGAACGTGTATGGTCGACTTTTATGGAAGTGGCCGAGCGCCACCTGGAgtcgggcccccccccccctgggggtCTGGAGGAGCTGCATCAAGGAGCTGAGCTGTGGGCCTTCAACACCGACTTCTCCCTGGAGTTCCCCCAGCCCCTCCCGCCCGACGCCGTGCTGGTGGGGGGTGTCCTCAACAAACCGGCCACGCCCCTGGACCAG GATCTTGAGTTGTGGATCTCCAATTTCGGAGAGGCGGGTTTCGTTGTCGTGACTCTGGGATCGATGGTCTCGTCGGTCTCTGTGGACTCTCTGCTCGTGGAGCTGGTGGCTGGTTTCTCTAGGATCCCTCAGGGGGTGCTCTGGAG GTACGACCAAGAGCGATGGCCGTCTCACCTGGAGAAACCTCCCAATCTGAGGCCCGTGGACTGGTTGCCTCTCAATGACCTGCTGGGTAGGAGCAGTCCGCCTCTCTTGTGCTGCACAAACACAAAAGGCGGGTTACGGTCAACGGGAGACGGTCAAACGGCCATTCCAGATGTTCCAAGCATCGTGAAGGAAGTCCGAAATGAAGTCACCGCTGCGCTGcatctcctctctcgtcctctTCACATATAA